Proteins encoded together in one Thermomonospora curvata DSM 43183 window:
- a CDS encoding DUF1116 domain-containing protein, giving the protein MSRLGGLLGREPVVVAVGAPAPAEALEQRAVAVLRVRWRPPPAAAVEALNAVLGDPRHAQADATAAERLLAARPHLVDVRPAGQALGLEPDVLLHAGPPLEWERAAGPMRGALIGAVLLEGLASSPEEAERALACGAVRLEPCHRRAAVAPMAGVISASMWVLVVEDAAERPPRRACCPLLEGPGEALRHGAYGPQVIGRLRWMGAVLGPVLRRALRRHGPVDLVALAAQALQMGDELHARTRAATLLLLGELAADIAAAGAPPPDLAAVLRFLSGNDHFFLGAAMAAAKVSADAARGVPGSGAVVAMACNGTDFGVQLSGTGDRWFTGPAGPREAASGIGDSAIMETVGLGAFAPAARRMRQITLAEHPVFRVPPSPAGTATGIDVTRVVRTGILPVIGTARPGAAPFEPPPQVFADALRALARQVR; this is encoded by the coding sequence GTGAGCAGGCTGGGCGGGCTGCTGGGCCGGGAGCCGGTGGTGGTGGCGGTCGGGGCCCCGGCGCCGGCCGAGGCGCTGGAGCAGCGGGCCGTCGCGGTGCTGCGGGTGCGGTGGCGTCCCCCGCCCGCGGCGGCGGTGGAGGCGCTGAACGCGGTGCTCGGCGACCCCCGGCACGCCCAGGCCGACGCCACCGCGGCAGAGCGCCTGCTGGCGGCCCGGCCGCACCTGGTGGACGTGCGGCCCGCCGGGCAGGCGCTGGGGCTGGAGCCGGATGTGCTGCTGCACGCCGGCCCGCCGCTGGAGTGGGAGCGGGCCGCCGGGCCGATGCGGGGCGCGCTGATCGGCGCCGTGCTGCTGGAGGGCCTGGCCTCCTCCCCGGAGGAGGCCGAGCGGGCGCTGGCCTGCGGGGCGGTGCGCCTGGAGCCCTGCCACCGGCGTGCCGCGGTGGCGCCGATGGCGGGCGTGATCAGCGCCTCGATGTGGGTGCTCGTGGTCGAGGACGCCGCCGAGCGCCCGCCGCGCCGGGCCTGCTGCCCGCTCCTCGAGGGCCCGGGCGAGGCGCTGCGGCACGGGGCGTACGGCCCGCAGGTGATCGGGCGGCTGCGGTGGATGGGCGCGGTGCTGGGTCCGGTGCTGCGGCGGGCGCTGCGCCGGCACGGCCCGGTGGACCTGGTCGCGCTCGCCGCGCAGGCCCTGCAGATGGGCGATGAGCTGCATGCGCGCACCCGGGCGGCGACCTTGCTGCTGCTGGGAGAGCTGGCCGCCGACATCGCCGCCGCCGGTGCGCCGCCGCCCGATCTGGCCGCGGTGCTGCGTTTTCTCAGCGGCAACGACCATTTCTTTCTCGGTGCGGCGATGGCGGCGGCCAAGGTGAGCGCGGACGCGGCGCGCGGTGTGCCCGGCTCCGGCGCGGTGGTGGCCATGGCCTGCAACGGCACCGATTTCGGCGTCCAGCTCTCCGGTACCGGCGACCGCTGGTTCACCGGCCCGGCGGGGCCGCGGGAGGCCGCGTCCGGCATCGGCGACTCGGCGATCATGGAGACGGTCGGGCTGGGCGCCTTCGCACCGGCCGCCCGGCGGATGCGGCAGATCACGTTGGCCGAGCATCCGGTCTTCCGGGTGCCGCCGTCGCCGGCGGGCACCGCGACGGGCATCGACGTGACCCGGGTGGTGCGCACCGGGATCCTGCCGGTGATCGGCACCGCCCGGCCCGGCGCCGCCCCGTTCGAGCCGCCGCCGCAGGTGTTCGCCGACGCGCTGCGGGCGCTGGCCCGGCAGGTCCGCTGA
- a CDS encoding aldose 1-epimerase family protein: MSEPITGRQHEISAGPYRAVITECGAGLRELTFEGAPLILSHDADEPAPAALGQLLVPWPNRIDRGRYAYGGRTHQLDISEPELDCAIHGLVRWAAWRAEEHEPHRVRLAHRLLASAGYPFRLDLAVEYALDAAGGLTVRLTARNTGSRTAPYAHGAHPYLTVGVPIDECEVVIPGDRYLPVDERMIPTGPARDVAGTPYDRREPSVLGSQRIDNAYTGLRRDGTGRAWVRLRGGGRAVSCWLDETQPWLEIYTADRLPGPLRRLGLGVEPMTGPPNAFASGIDLIELQPGHTVTGSWGIIAG; the protein is encoded by the coding sequence ATGAGTGAACCGATCACCGGGCGGCAGCATGAGATCTCGGCCGGGCCCTACCGGGCGGTGATCACCGAGTGCGGGGCGGGATTGCGGGAGCTGACCTTCGAGGGGGCGCCGCTGATCCTGTCGCACGACGCCGACGAACCCGCCCCGGCCGCCCTGGGCCAGCTGCTGGTCCCCTGGCCCAACCGGATCGACCGCGGCCGCTACGCCTACGGCGGGCGGACCCACCAGCTCGACATCAGCGAACCGGAGCTCGACTGCGCCATCCACGGGCTGGTGCGCTGGGCGGCGTGGCGGGCCGAGGAGCACGAGCCGCACCGGGTGCGCCTGGCCCACCGGCTGCTGGCCTCCGCCGGCTACCCGTTCCGGCTGGATCTGGCCGTCGAGTACGCGCTGGACGCCGCGGGCGGCCTCACCGTCCGGCTGACGGCGCGCAACACCGGCTCCCGCACGGCCCCTTACGCGCACGGCGCCCACCCCTATCTCACCGTGGGCGTGCCGATCGACGAGTGCGAGGTGGTCATCCCCGGCGACCGGTACCTGCCGGTCGACGAGCGGATGATTCCCACCGGTCCCGCCCGGGACGTCGCCGGCACCCCCTATGACCGCCGCGAGCCGTCCGTGCTGGGTTCGCAGCGGATCGACAACGCCTACACCGGGCTGCGCCGGGATGGGACGGGCCGGGCATGGGTGCGCCTGCGGGGCGGGGGACGCGCGGTGTCGTGCTGGCTGGATGAGACTCAGCCCTGGCTGGAGATCTACACCGCCGACCGGCTTCCCGGGCCGCTGCGCCGCCTGGGGCTGGGGGTGGAGCCGATGACCGGGCCGCCGAACGCGTTCGCCAGCGGAATCGACCTGATCGAGTTGCAACCCGGCCACACGGTCACCGGATCTTGGGGGATCATAGCCGGGTGA
- a CDS encoding DUF6986 family protein yields MNLSVSSTDDLSARIAAVTAEHARHFPGPPAGRQPVHTVYIPADRFTRTIPADFGAEALRLFNNHTPDAESFGAAFGIDAELAGTVRERVAAKLAGEPIEDLRIDFEDGYGVRPDAEEDGHIAQVVAAVAAAYQVKGLPHFWGLRIKSFTGGAHERAMRTLDGFLTQLRDQLGRLPGGFVITFPKVVSAEQVAIFADYLDRLEDALGLPAGILRFEVQIETTEAIIDQRGMIGIRAIAQAGRGRITAAHFGVHDYTAALGLPPDQQRIEHPACDFARTLMQVALAGTGIRISDGSCNAVPRNDGPEEVGRTWKAHSASVRHSLRNGIYQGWDLHPAHLPSRYAAVYAFHLTGVDEAIARVRAWHEQVAGKNGVLEEPATVKALTERLRRAVDCGALDASALPAAP; encoded by the coding sequence GTGAACTTGAGCGTTTCCTCGACCGACGACCTATCTGCGCGGATCGCGGCGGTCACCGCCGAGCACGCCCGGCACTTCCCCGGCCCGCCCGCCGGGCGGCAGCCGGTGCACACCGTCTACATCCCGGCCGACCGGTTCACCCGGACGATCCCCGCCGACTTCGGCGCCGAGGCGCTGCGCCTGTTCAACAACCACACCCCGGACGCCGAGTCGTTCGGCGCGGCCTTCGGGATCGATGCGGAGCTGGCGGGCACGGTGCGCGAACGGGTGGCCGCCAAGCTGGCCGGCGAGCCCATCGAGGATCTGCGCATCGACTTCGAAGACGGCTACGGGGTGCGCCCCGACGCCGAAGAGGACGGGCACATCGCCCAGGTCGTCGCGGCGGTGGCCGCCGCCTACCAGGTCAAGGGGCTGCCGCACTTTTGGGGCCTGCGGATCAAGTCCTTCACCGGGGGCGCCCACGAGCGGGCCATGCGCACCCTGGACGGCTTTTTGACCCAGCTGCGCGACCAGCTGGGCCGGCTGCCCGGCGGCTTTGTGATCACCTTCCCCAAGGTGGTGTCGGCCGAGCAGGTGGCGATCTTCGCCGACTACCTGGACCGGCTGGAGGACGCGCTGGGGCTGCCGGCCGGGATACTGCGCTTTGAGGTGCAGATCGAGACCACCGAGGCGATCATCGACCAGCGGGGCATGATCGGGATCCGGGCCATCGCCCAGGCCGGACGCGGCCGCATCACCGCCGCGCACTTCGGCGTCCACGACTACACCGCCGCCCTCGGGCTGCCCCCCGACCAGCAGCGCATCGAGCATCCGGCCTGCGACTTCGCCCGCACCCTCATGCAGGTGGCGCTGGCCGGCACCGGCATCCGCATCAGCGACGGCTCCTGCAACGCGGTGCCCCGCAACGACGGCCCCGAGGAGGTGGGCCGCACCTGGAAGGCGCACTCGGCGAGCGTGCGGCACTCCCTGCGCAACGGCATCTACCAGGGCTGGGACCTGCACCCGGCGCACCTGCCCAGCCGGTACGCCGCCGTGTACGCCTTCCACCTGACCGGGGTGGACGAGGCGATCGCGCGGGTGCGGGCCTGGCACGAGCAGGTGGCGGGCAAGAACGGCGTGCTGGAGGAGCCGGCCACCGTCAAGGCGCTCACCGAGCGGCTGCGCCGCGCCGTCGACTGCGGCGCCCTGGACGCGAGCGCGCTGCCCGCCGCTCCGTAG
- a CDS encoding XdhC family protein encodes MTHVHNDPACAVAHGEVVPDTADRTLVAVFATPVAEFLLRYGADLGFRTLLLEPDASRASGWDGPKVITGPTADIDERADIVVTDHHRPELGPVLRDLLAVPSRWIGVMGGARHPAPHVAELRRLGVAEGDIARVHRPIGLNIGSRTPAEIAVATLAGLLADRNGRPGGFAF; translated from the coding sequence ATGACCCATGTCCACAACGACCCGGCCTGCGCGGTGGCGCACGGCGAGGTGGTGCCCGACACCGCCGACCGCACGCTGGTGGCGGTGTTCGCCACGCCGGTGGCGGAGTTCCTGCTGCGGTACGGGGCGGATCTGGGCTTTCGCACGCTGCTGCTGGAGCCGGACGCCTCCCGCGCCTCCGGGTGGGACGGCCCGAAGGTGATCACCGGGCCGACCGCCGACATCGACGAGCGGGCCGACATCGTGGTCACCGACCACCACCGCCCCGAGCTGGGGCCGGTGCTGCGCGACCTGCTGGCCGTCCCGTCCCGGTGGATCGGGGTGATGGGCGGCGCGCGCCATCCCGCCCCGCACGTGGCGGAGCTGCGGCGGCTGGGGGTGGCCGAAGGCGACATCGCCCGCGTGCACCGGCCGATCGGGCTGAACATCGGGTCGCGCACGCCCGCCGAGATCGCCGTGGCGACCCTGGCGGGGCTGCTGGCCGACCGCAACGGCCGTCCGGGCGGCTTTGCGTTCTAG
- a CDS encoding nitroreductase family deazaflavin-dependent oxidoreductase — protein MSAPKIKPRPRAYDSPWMPKFMKVMGKTHVAVYRATGGLIGRRFHVGSAWLRGVPVCLFTTIGRKSGLPRTMPLLYMRDGERIVVVASQGGLPGHPQWYLNLRANPEVVVQIGRKKRRMRARTADEAERAQLWPRLLKIYADFDNYQRWAGDRVIPVVICEPA, from the coding sequence ATGTCCGCGCCCAAGATCAAGCCGCGCCCCAGGGCCTACGACTCGCCCTGGATGCCCAAGTTCATGAAGGTGATGGGCAAGACGCACGTGGCGGTCTACCGGGCGACCGGCGGCCTGATCGGGCGGCGCTTCCACGTCGGCTCGGCCTGGCTGCGCGGCGTCCCGGTGTGCCTGTTCACCACCATCGGGCGCAAGAGCGGGCTGCCGCGGACCATGCCGCTGCTGTACATGCGCGACGGCGAGCGCATCGTGGTCGTCGCCTCACAAGGCGGCCTGCCCGGCCACCCGCAGTGGTACCTCAACCTCCGGGCCAACCCCGAGGTGGTCGTCCAGATCGGCCGCAAGAAGCGGCGCATGCGCGCCCGCACCGCCGACGAGGCCGAACGCGCCCAGCTGTGGCCCCGGCTGCTGAAGATCTACGCCGACTTCGACAACTACCAGCGCTGGGCGGGCGACCGCGTCATCCCCGTGGTGATCTGCGAGCCGGCCTGA
- a CDS encoding nucleotidyltransferase family protein has protein sequence MRAPAGLLLAAGAGSRLGRPKALVELDGERLVDRGVRTLRGGGCSPVLVVIGAVSLEVAGAVVVPNPHWRTGMGSSLRTGLAALPPGCPAVVIALVDQPRVTPEAVRRLIRAHEAGAQVAVATYGGEPRNPVLISARYFAEAAEAAVGDAGARAFLRANPALVTGVPCDDVASPEDIDTPGDLDALG, from the coding sequence ATGCGGGCCCCGGCGGGGCTGCTGCTGGCCGCGGGGGCGGGCAGCCGGCTCGGGCGCCCCAAGGCGCTGGTGGAGCTGGACGGCGAGCGGCTGGTCGACCGGGGCGTGCGGACGCTGCGCGGCGGGGGCTGCTCCCCGGTGCTGGTGGTGATCGGCGCGGTGTCGCTGGAGGTGGCCGGGGCGGTGGTGGTGCCCAACCCCCACTGGCGCACCGGGATGGGCTCCTCGCTGCGCACCGGGCTGGCCGCGCTGCCGCCGGGCTGCCCCGCCGTGGTGATCGCGCTGGTCGACCAGCCCCGCGTGACGCCGGAGGCGGTGCGGCGGCTGATCCGGGCCCATGAGGCGGGCGCCCAGGTCGCGGTGGCGACCTACGGGGGCGAGCCGCGCAACCCGGTGCTGATCTCCGCCCGGTACTTCGCCGAGGCGGCCGAGGCCGCGGTCGGGGACGCCGGGGCCCGGGCGTTCCTGCGCGCCAACCCGGCGCTGGTGACCGGGGTGCCCTGTGACGATGTGGCCTCCCCGGAGGACATCGACACTCCCGGCGACCTGGACGCGCTGGGCTGA